TTACgtaataaaactaatatgtatatcagtatatctaatattttccaaaattaattaatctgGTGGTGGCTTAGCTTCAACGATATCCAATTAAAAAGAAGTCATGACGAGTAGCAATTCAAGAAATTAAGTTTTGAGAGcgagaaaataaaactagaagCTCTTCTCTGATTCAGTGATATCCTATGGGAGCTGGAGCTTCTTTCAGCTCATGACCTTGGTAGTGAATATCCTGCACAGTTTATACAAACCATTGAAAGAATTAATCATCTTTTTTAACATAtagtatatagtataattttcatatatttacaCTACACTTACGGATGCATAGTGGTTAACGTCACGGTGATGCGCCTCATCAGCACGAACCACCATGACGGCATCACGAAGCGTGGCGTCAGCTTCAAGCCTCCAGTAATCAATAGCAATAGCCGGTGCGGGAACGTTCTCGATGTTACCATTATCTAGTTCCTTTAGAAACTCAGTGTAAGAATGTATTGCTTCTTCCTCAAGGTATCCAACCATACGATGAGCAAATTTGGGAGAGATTATGTATCCGAGTAAATAAGCGTTGAAGAAAACGCCTTGAACGGCGATCACAAGAGCTCGTTCGTACCATTTGGGTTTCGCTACTTCCATGAATGTCATCAAGtgcattctctcattctctgcTTCTTCGAGAAGGGCTTTGATCCAACCCCCGCTTTGTTCGAAACGCCTTAGCGATTTGAAGTGCATAAGCATCCCTCCAACCATTCCTGGTACCGCTGCTACCGTCTCTAGCATCATCGCTCGGCATCCGTATCTCCTCTGAGTTTTAATTCGTTTGGCGAAATTAGTCCAAACATACAATTAGACTCAACTGAAACCTAAGAGCGTACCTGGAAGAATAGATCGGTAGGCCATCGAAGAGATTTAACCATCCAATAAGCTAACTTATCCGGTAAAGTGGAAGGCACATGATGCTTCTTCAAATCTATAGTCAGGTCTGCTTTATAAGTCTCCCATGGCTACCATTGTTGTTccacacaaaaacaagaacatataaatcaacaaaGAGTAAATAACGAATacacaaaacatttatatgtaATGACGTATGTGCACGTACCCGAAAGCAACTCCATTTCCATTCAGTTCCATCTTCTTTGGTGATTTTCATCGGCTTCACACCCCAATAGCTAACGATTAGCTGCTCGCCTTTGTTACCTTGATCATCAGCCTTGCCCCCGTCTCCCGATCCTTTATTGCCCTCCACGgacgtttctttcttttcaaatgtCATCTTGCTGAGATCTCTCACGCCTCCCATCGCCGGAGCCCTGAAATTTGTCGCTGGAGCAAGTTGGTGATATAGAGCATTAATGGAAGTCGCCGGCTTTGATGCATCCAGGAGAGATCGACGGAGTATTGTCGTGATCATTTTCGGATTCAAGTGAGATTTATTTGGTTTCTAGAGAatgtaaaaccctaaattttgaGAGTTAGGGGTTTAGAGAAAAGACGACAAAAGGGATTTAACATGAACAGAGCTGCCTGCCTGAATGTGAAGGGTTTAAGTATAGCTGTCGGGTTCGGGTTCAAGTTTGGATCGGGTCAGCCGAAATATAGCCCGAGCGCATACAGCCCTTTAGGCCTTTTCtgaaataattaagaataaatCCCAAATAATGTTTAcggattaaaactaaaattgtatAAGTTGAGTCTTTCATAGCCTTCAGTGTAATCCTTTATTCCTTTTCTTATCAACATCATCCTTTATAGCGAAAGCTTCAAAGTTCTTAGAAATCTTACTTTGAGGTAAACTCTCATTTAGTAAGTAGACATGAAATTTAAGAGAGAACTAGGTTTCGAAAGAAGATATTACATAAATGTCATCTCTTTATCTGTAGGGAAGTAGTGGAGATGGTACACCAATGCCAAACCCTAGTGCGCAACAAAGTTTATGTGTGTTTGATTTCGTCATCTTTGTTAATACAACTGGATGGAATCAGAAAATATCTACAGAGCAATTTCTGTGGTGCAACAAAACTTAACCCCTTTTGCTCGAACTTACATCTTCAAAGTTAAATTTGGGGTTTTAGAGGTAACAGCATGTGTATTGTTCCTGAATATCAAGAGTTTTTATcaataaagagaagaaactttATTAGAGAGATACACGGTGTGAACTGTGAAAGGGGCTTAGCTTCAATGGCAAGATATTTTGGACTAAAACGTGAACAAGTCGTGAAGATTTTTTCGTCCCAATGAAATTGCTGGCCGTTACGTTACATATCGTTAAGTTGAAcgataagttttttctttttctttttctaaagcTTTCGTGGACTAGATTGGCTAATTGCAACGCTTATAgacatgtgaaacataaaaagagtaaaatgCTTTTgtaccaaaccaaacataaGAGGAAGTCAAAAAATGACTTGAGCACataaggaaaaacaaataaaaccaaacttaGAACTCTTtagtagtctttttttttttcttacattaacGGCGTTGTATAAACACCGACTCCAAATCTGAAGGAGGCACAAAGTACTCTATACGAACATTGCTCCGACACTTCAACACCGGTCGACGTTTCCTAGGAGCAGCGGGACATTTCAGTTTCTCCGAAATTGTTGATTCTTTCCTCGTGGGAGTGACACAA
The Camelina sativa cultivar DH55 chromosome 6, Cs, whole genome shotgun sequence genome window above contains:
- the LOC104790417 gene encoding ubiquinol oxidase 1c, mitochondrial-like — translated: MITTILRRSLLDASKPATSINALYHQLAPATNFRAPAMGGVRDLSKMTFEKKETSVEGNKGSGDGGKADDQGNKGEQLIVSYWGVKPMKITKEDGTEWKWSCFRPWETYKADLTIDLKKHHVPSTLPDKLAYWMVKSLRWPTDLFFQRRYGCRAMMLETVAAVPGMVGGMLMHFKSLRRFEQSGGWIKALLEEAENERMHLMTFMEVAKPKWYERALVIAVQGVFFNAYLLGYIISPKFAHRMVGYLEEEAIHSYTEFLKELDNGNIENVPAPAIAIDYWRLEADATLRDAVMVVRADEAHHRDVNHYASDIHYQGHELKEAPAPIGYH
- the LOC104790418 gene encoding uncharacterized protein LOC104790418; amino-acid sequence: MGISKKHQVGRGLDTDGEKWVFAEISIRESLKPVKTKLKKTERESISAEEICVTPTRKESTISEKLKCPAAPRKRRPVLKCRSNVRIEYFVPPSDLESVFIQRR